The Streptomyces spororaveus genome includes a region encoding these proteins:
- a CDS encoding vWA domain-containing protein, whose translation MGPELDRAKLLAARYKAAETRPYLASALYALTVVPSAGVRTMGVDRHWRCYVSPAFVEATPVALLAGVWIHEVAHLLRDHHGRAERLPAADQRDHVRVNIAQDCEINDDLLADGLALPEGRMEPRLYGLPTGGLFETYLPAIPPTPHGPDCGSGAHGTPMPWELGEGGGPARVGRVEAEALRRQTAQAVRAHLRARGRVPEGWARWAEELLEPSVDWRRALAGAVREAAAWAAGAVDYTYRRPSRRTPALGGRVVLPSLRRPLPRVAVVIDTSGSMGPDDLAAALGEVTGVLREVGVGGNRVAVLACDADVHAVTRVSKADEVTLAGGGGTDMRVGISAALALPDRPNVVVVLTDGHTPWPQETPSCRLIAALVGDAPPAPPPWVETVRVGPVA comes from the coding sequence GTGGGCCCGGAGCTGGACCGCGCGAAGCTGCTGGCGGCCCGGTACAAGGCTGCCGAGACCCGTCCGTACCTCGCCTCCGCGCTGTACGCCCTGACCGTCGTGCCCTCGGCCGGGGTACGCACCATGGGCGTCGACCGGCACTGGCGCTGCTACGTCTCGCCCGCCTTCGTCGAGGCGACCCCGGTCGCCCTGCTGGCGGGGGTGTGGATCCACGAGGTGGCGCACCTGCTGCGCGACCACCACGGCCGGGCCGAACGGCTGCCCGCCGCCGACCAGAGAGACCACGTCCGGGTCAACATCGCCCAGGACTGCGAGATCAACGACGACCTGCTCGCCGACGGACTGGCGCTGCCCGAGGGCCGGATGGAGCCCAGGCTCTACGGCCTGCCCACGGGCGGCCTGTTCGAGACGTATCTGCCGGCGATTCCCCCGACGCCCCACGGGCCGGACTGCGGCTCCGGCGCGCACGGCACCCCCATGCCCTGGGAGCTGGGGGAGGGCGGTGGCCCCGCCCGGGTCGGCCGGGTGGAGGCCGAGGCCCTGCGCCGGCAGACCGCGCAGGCCGTACGGGCCCACCTGCGCGCCCGGGGCCGGGTCCCCGAGGGCTGGGCCCGGTGGGCCGAGGAACTTCTGGAGCCCTCCGTCGACTGGCGCCGGGCTCTGGCGGGAGCGGTCCGTGAGGCCGCCGCCTGGGCGGCCGGCGCGGTGGACTACACCTACCGCCGGCCCTCGCGCCGCACGCCCGCCCTCGGCGGCCGGGTGGTGCTGCCCAGCCTGCGCAGGCCGCTGCCACGGGTGGCCGTCGTCATCGACACCTCGGGATCGATGGGCCCGGACGACCTCGCCGCCGCCCTCGGCGAAGTCACGGGCGTTCTGCGGGAGGTGGGCGTCGGAGGCAACCGGGTCGCCGTCCTTGCCTGCGATGCCGACGTGCACGCCGTGACCCGGGTGAGCAAGGCCGACGAGGTGACCCTGGCCGGTGGCGGGGGCACGGACATGCGGGTCGGCATCAGCGCGGCCCTGGCCCTGCCGGACCGGCCGAACGTCGTGGTCGTGCTGACCGACGGCCACACGCCGTGGCCGCAGGAGACACCGTCCTGCCGGCTGATCGCCGCACTGGTCGGGGATGCCCCGCCCGCACCCCCGCCCTGGGTGGAGACCGTACGCGTCGGCCCGGTCGCGTGA
- a CDS encoding deoxynucleoside kinase translates to MPVICVGGMIGIGKTSVAELIAKELGSEVFYESVDDNPILPLFYTASPEEIQAKRYPFLLQLYFLQTRFASIKDAYKQGDNVLDRSIYEDWYFAKVNHDLGRISSLEMQVYEGLLAEMMREIDGLPYRKAPDLMVYLKADFETVLHRIGLRGRDFEQDESLVAYYRTLWSGYDDWVHKHYSASEVLVIDMNHTDVVNNPEDAARVVQEVKDTLAKVARGV, encoded by the coding sequence ATGCCAGTGATCTGCGTCGGAGGCATGATCGGCATCGGCAAGACGAGCGTGGCCGAGCTGATCGCCAAGGAGCTGGGGAGCGAAGTCTTCTACGAGAGCGTGGACGACAATCCGATCCTCCCGCTCTTCTACACGGCGAGCCCCGAGGAGATCCAGGCCAAGCGCTACCCCTTCCTGCTCCAGCTCTACTTCCTGCAGACGCGGTTCGCCTCGATCAAGGACGCGTACAAGCAGGGCGACAACGTCCTCGACCGGTCCATCTACGAGGACTGGTACTTCGCCAAGGTCAATCACGACCTGGGCCGGATCAGCTCCCTCGAAATGCAGGTGTACGAGGGGCTGCTCGCCGAGATGATGCGCGAGATCGACGGCCTGCCGTACCGCAAGGCACCCGACCTCATGGTCTACCTCAAGGCGGACTTCGAGACGGTGCTGCACCGCATCGGGCTGCGGGGCCGCGACTTCGAACAGGACGAGAGCCTCGTCGCGTACTACCGGACGCTGTGGTCCGGCTACGACGACTGGGTGCACAAGCACTACTCGGCCAGCGAGGTCCTCGTCATCGACATGAACCACACCGATGTGGTGAACAACCCCGAGGACGCCGCCCGCGTGGTGCAGGAGGTCAAGGACACCCTGGCGAAGGTCGCGCGCGGGGTCTGA
- a CDS encoding serine/threonine-protein kinase, translating to MGSAPSAEFFQPLGADDPAVVGGYRLAAVLGAGGMGKVYLSHTPGGRPIAIKVIRPEFSEDPQFRRRFQQEVRAAERVQGLYTAPVIDSDTEGARPWLATAYVPGPSLAHAVAQHGALPVRSVLLLTVGVAEALHVIHGAGIVHRDLKPANVLLASDGPRVIDFGIARAADSTALTSTGVSVGTPAFMAPEQASAGTVTPATDVFALGQIAAFTAIGASVYGDGPSHAVLYRIVHEDPDLSALPEELRPVVTRCLSRDPADRPTLTEVIELCNAASEAPLRQGEDWLPRAVAGFITERLRLPAPAPTPPPQPPTATSAPTPAAAPTPTEVSPPAPAPGAPAAPAAPGYAPAGAAAAPTQAAPAPVPGAPGVPSAPGAPGAPGAVPPGYRTPPPYAQSSYPQPQHTPPPYHQPPYTQPTYAPGHSTPPPFHPQGFAPGPPAAPRPRRTALIVVGAVAAAVVGLVVLGSLLPDGSGKGGGDKASGGGSTSSGGAQKRPDPQPVSYQHIEVPQNHQLMFADNPPRPAEEPTGAGVLYGHADLFFYRDTLFGDEKFGTTNGKLVLLNNSEKGSLETCRAVTRFTEKVGLDQLTDGSQVCVLSKAGHITLATFRGASGSKDETRFITVDLTVWRNAEAAAKD from the coding sequence ATGGGCAGTGCACCTTCCGCCGAGTTCTTCCAGCCGCTCGGAGCCGACGACCCGGCCGTCGTGGGCGGCTACCGCCTGGCGGCCGTGCTGGGCGCGGGCGGCATGGGCAAGGTCTACCTCTCCCACACGCCGGGCGGCCGGCCCATCGCCATCAAGGTGATCCGGCCGGAGTTCAGCGAGGACCCCCAGTTCCGGCGGCGCTTCCAGCAGGAGGTGCGGGCCGCCGAGCGGGTCCAGGGGCTCTACACCGCACCGGTCATCGACTCGGACACCGAAGGCGCCCGTCCCTGGCTGGCCACCGCCTACGTACCCGGTCCCTCGCTCGCCCACGCCGTGGCCCAGCACGGCGCGCTGCCGGTGCGCAGCGTGCTGCTGCTGACCGTCGGGGTCGCCGAGGCGCTGCACGTCATCCACGGCGCGGGCATCGTCCACCGGGACCTGAAGCCCGCCAATGTGCTGCTGGCCTCCGACGGCCCGCGCGTCATCGACTTCGGCATCGCCCGGGCCGCCGATTCCACCGCCCTGACCAGTACCGGCGTCAGCGTCGGCACCCCGGCGTTCATGGCGCCCGAACAGGCCTCGGCCGGCACCGTCACCCCGGCCACCGACGTCTTCGCCCTCGGCCAGATCGCGGCCTTCACCGCGATCGGGGCCTCCGTCTACGGCGACGGGCCCTCGCACGCGGTGCTCTACCGCATCGTGCACGAGGACCCCGACCTCAGCGCCCTGCCCGAGGAGCTGCGGCCGGTGGTGACCCGCTGCCTCAGCCGCGACCCGGCCGACCGGCCGACCCTGACCGAGGTCATCGAGCTGTGCAACGCGGCCTCGGAGGCGCCGCTGCGCCAGGGCGAGGACTGGCTGCCGCGGGCCGTCGCCGGTTTCATCACCGAGCGGCTGCGGCTGCCCGCGCCGGCGCCCACCCCGCCGCCGCAGCCTCCGACGGCCACGTCGGCCCCGACCCCGGCTGCGGCTCCGACGCCGACCGAGGTCTCACCGCCGGCCCCGGCGCCGGGTGCGCCTGCGGCACCCGCCGCGCCCGGGTACGCGCCGGCCGGCGCGGCCGCCGCGCCGACGCAGGCGGCTCCGGCTCCGGTACCAGGGGCGCCGGGTGTTCCAAGTGCTCCGGGTGCTCCGGGTGCTCCGGGGGCCGTGCCGCCGGGTTACCGGACGCCGCCCCCGTACGCGCAGTCCTCGTACCCGCAGCCGCAGCACACCCCGCCGCCGTACCACCAGCCCCCGTACACGCAGCCCACGTACGCCCCGGGCCACAGCACGCCGCCGCCGTTCCACCCCCAGGGCTTCGCTCCCGGTCCGCCCGCTGCGCCGCGCCCCCGGCGGACGGCGCTGATCGTCGTCGGGGCCGTGGCGGCGGCGGTCGTCGGGCTCGTGGTCCTCGGGTCGCTGCTCCCGGACGGCTCCGGGAAGGGCGGCGGGGACAAGGCCTCGGGCGGCGGCAGCACCTCTTCGGGCGGCGCGCAGAAGCGGCCCGACCCGCAGCCGGTCTCGTACCAGCACATCGAGGTGCCCCAGAACCACCAGCTGATGTTCGCCGACAACCCGCCGCGCCCGGCCGAGGAGCCGACCGGCGCCGGGGTGCTCTACGGGCACGCGGACCTCTTCTTCTACCGGGACACCCTCTTCGGGGACGAGAAGTTCGGCACCACGAACGGCAAGCTCGTCCTGCTGAACAACTCCGAGAAGGGCTCGCTGGAGACCTGCCGTGCCGTGACCCGCTTCACCGAGAAGGTCGGCCTCGACCAGCTCACGGACGGGTCGCAAGTCTGCGTGCTGAGCAAGGCCGGCCACATCACCCTGGCGACGTTCCGCGGCGCGTCGGGCTCGAAGGACGAGACCAGGTTCATCACCGTCGACCTGACGGTCTGGCGCAATGCCGAGGCCGCGGCCAAGGACTAG
- a CDS encoding EF-hand domain-containing protein produces the protein MSEKARRLFDALDLDQDGTLTRAEVIGALRSKGPTLAAQGAIPFWGVGDTHESSALFDAADQNGDRVLTYEEFAAVVDRRFGW, from the coding sequence ATGAGTGAGAAGGCCCGGCGCCTGTTCGACGCCCTCGACCTCGACCAGGACGGCACACTGACCCGTGCCGAGGTCATCGGTGCCCTGCGCTCCAAGGGCCCGACCCTCGCGGCACAGGGAGCGATCCCCTTCTGGGGTGTCGGGGACACCCACGAATCCTCGGCGCTCTTCGACGCCGCCGACCAGAACGGTGACCGCGTGCTGACGTACGAGGAGTTCGCGGCCGTGGTCGACCGCCGCTTCGGCTGGTAG
- a CDS encoding cytochrome P450 has translation MTWHDDQERRDELYRDPYPLYDRARRAEGLTFVPEFDAWLVARDRDVREVLLRAEDFSSAGALLPDISLSEAALGVLPRGFGPRPTVVSSDGASHRRHRAPLNRGLSAARVAALLPYARACAEELTDGFAADGSAELVEAYARRLPGMVVGRLIGLDPADVPAAVHGGYRAEELLFRPLPPEGQVAAAEDVVALQHLLDGYVRDRRAHPRDDMCSTMVAALAPGDAELTLEQRHELVTSLQNLLIAGFLTTSALIGTMLLHLLGDRRQWRMLRDDPSLVPAAVEEAVRHDTAIQAFRRTATRPVTLAGTKLPAGATVLVAYGSANRDEERYERAREFDVTRPVNRQHLAFGYGTHGCPGSQLARDQLRLTLELFLRRMPGLRLDPDRPRPRMRPTLIHRSPQALYVTW, from the coding sequence GTGACGTGGCACGACGACCAGGAGCGGCGTGACGAGCTGTACCGGGACCCCTATCCGCTCTACGACCGCGCCCGCCGCGCGGAGGGGCTGACGTTCGTACCCGAGTTCGATGCCTGGCTGGTGGCCCGCGACCGGGACGTACGCGAGGTGCTGCTGCGTGCGGAGGACTTCTCCTCGGCCGGCGCCCTCCTGCCGGACATCTCGCTCTCGGAAGCGGCGCTCGGCGTCCTGCCCCGGGGGTTCGGCCCCCGGCCCACGGTCGTGTCCAGCGACGGCGCGTCCCACCGGCGGCACCGGGCCCCGCTGAACCGGGGGCTGTCCGCCGCCCGGGTGGCAGCCCTGCTGCCGTACGCCCGCGCGTGCGCAGAGGAGTTGACGGACGGCTTCGCGGCGGACGGGTCCGCGGAGTTGGTGGAGGCGTACGCCCGGCGGTTGCCCGGGATGGTGGTCGGTCGGCTGATCGGGCTGGACCCCGCCGACGTGCCCGCGGCCGTGCACGGCGGCTACCGGGCCGAGGAGCTGCTGTTCCGCCCGCTGCCGCCGGAGGGGCAGGTGGCCGCCGCCGAGGACGTGGTCGCGCTGCAGCACCTGCTGGACGGGTACGTCCGCGACCGGCGCGCCCACCCGCGGGACGACATGTGCTCGACCATGGTGGCCGCCCTGGCTCCCGGTGACGCCGAGCTCACCCTGGAGCAGCGCCACGAACTGGTGACGAGCCTGCAGAACCTGCTGATCGCCGGATTCCTCACCACCAGCGCGCTCATCGGCACCATGCTGCTGCACCTGCTCGGCGACCGGCGGCAGTGGCGGATGCTCCGCGACGATCCGTCCCTGGTCCCGGCGGCGGTGGAGGAGGCCGTCCGCCACGACACCGCCATCCAGGCCTTCCGCCGGACGGCCACCCGGCCGGTGACGCTCGCCGGCACGAAACTGCCCGCGGGGGCCACGGTGCTGGTGGCGTACGGCTCGGCCAACCGCGACGAGGAACGGTACGAGCGGGCCCGGGAGTTCGACGTCACCCGGCCCGTGAACCGGCAGCACCTCGCCTTCGGGTACGGGACCCACGGCTGCCCCGGTTCCCAGCTGGCCCGCGATCAGCTCCGCCTGACCCTCGAACTGTTCCTGCGTCGGATGCCGGGGCTGCGACTGGATCCGGACCGTCCGCGGCCGCGGATGCGGCCCACGCTGATCCACCGCTCACCGCAGGCCCTGTACGTCACCTGGTGA
- a CDS encoding ribosome-inactivating family protein encodes MLFSPALATADEYRSLTSTIRSKAQDAQGFFGGAGRKEGDMPYLSLHVQLRGLFVELYIELRPRNTSLRIAGFRNIFENGQAPPEAYLRHVRDSAAPPGLRRTEALPFGGGRAELETAAAVRRSGILLGRRPLSDAVIRLHQNRDPRSTAHGMLVLSEMLCEAARYPALADAMSRIWMTGGRL; translated from the coding sequence ATGCTGTTCTCCCCAGCACTCGCCACGGCCGACGAATACCGCTCCCTGACCTCGACCATTCGTTCGAAGGCGCAGGACGCGCAGGGATTCTTCGGCGGAGCCGGACGCAAAGAGGGCGACATGCCCTACCTTTCCCTCCACGTCCAGCTGCGGGGCCTGTTCGTCGAGCTCTACATCGAGCTCCGCCCACGCAATACGAGCCTGCGGATCGCCGGATTCCGGAACATCTTCGAGAACGGCCAGGCCCCGCCGGAGGCATACCTCCGGCACGTACGGGATTCGGCCGCTCCCCCGGGCCTGCGCCGAACGGAGGCATTGCCGTTCGGCGGCGGCCGCGCCGAGCTGGAGACGGCCGCCGCCGTCCGGCGTTCGGGAATCCTGCTCGGGCGCCGGCCTTTGAGCGACGCGGTGATCAGGCTGCACCAGAACCGCGATCCGCGGAGCACCGCACACGGAATGCTCGTGCTCTCGGAAATGCTCTGCGAAGCCGCCCGATATCCCGCCCTGGCCGATGCGATGTCACGTATATGGATGACCGGAGGGCGGCTGTAG
- a CDS encoding Stealth CR1 domain-containing protein, with the protein MSTTLLIAPLVLRALRTPAAAHQRRTPRTYMQGIRRLPVPAGLRRLVRTVRRRGGIPRQPVGLERRGEAPAPLSRAAVREEELLATVPGLVRHCGRLALVRDDLLPADARDACLRSLAEALEAASVPYGLVPDGRLTHRVAIAPGDRAAALKACAAAFEGLPLYARLITADGEAGDVLAEDLMAAVEAAEAVPAHGDREGGETPDPAHVRAVRLHHPVVTSGRTLTYGPETGCDLEFWEAPDSGEGALATLRETPYGWWVPSLTASATRRVGDRDYPVVDCFSGRFPDDIDFPVDAVITWVDAADPAWRRRRDRAAEAAAGATGRRTGIDLADNRYRDRGELRYCLRSIAAYAPWIRRVFLVTDDQAPDWLDTCHPRVTVVDHRELLTDPDAPEVFNSHAIESRLDRIPGLAEHFIYFNDDIFLGRPQRPQDYFLASGLPKVFHDWRAVDPGSRTGDDVFTASQKVTRQAVEEAVGRTYPHILAHTPYPLTRSLYARVEELLPGRLAVTARSVFRSTEDLAPVTLASHLALAEGHAVEGHLSHTYVSTARHDVVETLPPLAAERGHDAFCLADDEDEPTEAGAGAGAPAGLTATQQHNIVAAFLEAYFPVPSPFESP; encoded by the coding sequence TTGTCCACCACGCTCCTGATCGCGCCGCTCGTGCTCAGGGCACTCAGAACACCGGCAGCCGCTCATCAGCGCCGCACACCGAGGACGTACATGCAGGGGATACGCCGCCTTCCCGTTCCGGCCGGGCTCCGCAGACTCGTCCGGACGGTGCGTCGCCGCGGCGGGATCCCGCGTCAGCCGGTCGGGCTGGAGCGCAGGGGCGAGGCTCCCGCGCCGCTCAGCCGGGCCGCGGTCCGCGAGGAGGAACTGCTGGCGACCGTGCCGGGACTGGTCCGCCACTGCGGACGTCTCGCCCTGGTGCGGGACGACCTGCTCCCCGCCGATGCCCGCGACGCCTGCCTCCGGTCCCTCGCCGAGGCCCTGGAGGCCGCCTCCGTCCCCTACGGACTCGTCCCCGACGGCCGGCTCACCCACCGCGTGGCCATCGCCCCGGGCGACCGGGCCGCCGCACTCAAGGCCTGCGCCGCGGCGTTCGAGGGGCTCCCGCTCTACGCCCGCCTCATCACCGCCGACGGCGAGGCCGGGGACGTACTGGCGGAGGACCTCATGGCGGCGGTCGAGGCCGCCGAGGCGGTCCCCGCCCACGGCGACCGCGAGGGCGGGGAGACCCCGGACCCCGCCCACGTCCGGGCCGTACGCCTCCACCACCCGGTCGTCACCTCCGGCCGGACCCTGACCTACGGCCCCGAGACCGGCTGCGACCTGGAGTTCTGGGAGGCCCCCGACTCCGGGGAGGGCGCCCTGGCCACGCTGCGCGAGACCCCGTACGGCTGGTGGGTCCCGTCCCTGACGGCCTCGGCCACCCGCCGGGTCGGCGACCGGGACTACCCCGTCGTCGACTGCTTCTCCGGCCGCTTCCCGGACGACATCGACTTCCCCGTCGACGCCGTGATCACCTGGGTGGACGCCGCCGACCCCGCCTGGCGCCGGCGCAGGGACCGGGCCGCCGAGGCGGCGGCCGGCGCCACCGGTCGCCGCACGGGGATCGACCTCGCCGACAACCGGTACCGCGACCGCGGCGAGCTCCGGTACTGCCTGCGCTCCATCGCCGCTTACGCACCCTGGATCCGGCGCGTCTTCCTCGTCACGGACGACCAGGCCCCCGACTGGCTCGACACCTGTCATCCCCGCGTCACCGTCGTCGACCACCGCGAGCTCCTGACGGACCCCGACGCTCCCGAGGTGTTCAACTCCCACGCCATCGAGAGCAGGCTGGACCGCATCCCCGGCCTGGCCGAGCACTTCATCTACTTCAACGACGACATCTTCCTCGGCCGTCCGCAGCGCCCGCAGGACTACTTCCTGGCCTCGGGACTGCCCAAGGTGTTCCACGACTGGCGTGCCGTCGACCCCGGCAGCCGGACCGGCGACGACGTGTTCACCGCCTCGCAGAAGGTCACCCGGCAGGCCGTCGAGGAGGCCGTCGGACGCACCTATCCGCACATCCTGGCCCACACCCCGTACCCGCTCACCCGCTCCCTCTACGCCCGCGTCGAGGAACTGCTGCCCGGCCGGCTCGCCGTCACCGCCCGCTCGGTCTTCCGCAGCACCGAGGACCTGGCCCCCGTCACCCTCGCCTCCCACCTCGCGCTCGCGGAGGGGCACGCGGTGGAGGGCCACCTGTCGCACACCTACGTCAGCACCGCGCGCCACGACGTGGTCGAGACGCTGCCGCCCCTGGCCGCCGAGCGCGGCCACGACGCCTTCTGCCTCGCCGACGACGAGGACGAACCCACCGAGGCCGGAGCGGGTGCCGGAGCCCCGGCCGGACTGACCGCGACGCAGCAGCACAACATCGTCGCCGCCTTCCTGGAGGCCTACTTCCCGGTGCCCTCCCCGTTCGAGTCGCCGTAG
- a CDS encoding serine hydrolase domain-containing protein, whose product MPTCARARARRIRLRTGLSAAVLTTAALGGLLQPAQAAGDPGPGDGRPRHDKGLQRQLDGLVAQEDGPPGVIAMLTRGDRTEVYTAGVGDIETGRAPHPDDHMRIASIAKAFSGAVALRLVDQGRLSPDDTIGKILPEQPEAWHAVTLRQLLQHTSGLPDYSADPGFLEILTADPRHEFDPRTLLDFVADEPLLFAPGSLYEYSNSDNIAVALMAEAVTDRRYEDLLKELVYRPLGLRRTSLPLGYRLPRPYLHGYDVEPPARPEDISEALSASGVWASGGIVSTPRELGAFIRAYAGPALLSAPTRKEQLTFRPGDSSEPAGPGTNAAGLAIFQYTTRCGVLYGHTGNFPGYTQLAAATPDGTRSLTFSINTQTSKGNKPALLARLRTVQENFVCALLKGH is encoded by the coding sequence ATGCCGACCTGTGCCCGTGCCCGTGCCCGCCGTATCCGCCTCCGCACCGGCCTGTCCGCCGCCGTCCTGACCACCGCCGCGCTCGGCGGGCTGCTGCAGCCCGCGCAGGCGGCCGGTGACCCGGGTCCGGGCGACGGCCGCCCGCGCCACGACAAGGGCCTCCAGCGGCAGCTCGACGGGCTCGTCGCCCAGGAGGACGGCCCTCCCGGCGTGATCGCCATGCTCACCCGGGGCGACCGTACGGAGGTGTACACGGCCGGAGTCGGAGACATCGAGACCGGTCGGGCCCCGCACCCCGACGACCACATGCGCATCGCCAGCATCGCCAAGGCGTTCAGCGGGGCGGTCGCCCTCCGGCTCGTCGACCAGGGCCGGCTCTCCCCCGACGACACCATCGGCAAGATCCTGCCCGAACAGCCGGAAGCCTGGCACGCGGTGACGCTGCGCCAGCTCCTCCAGCACACGAGCGGCCTGCCGGACTACTCGGCCGACCCCGGGTTCCTGGAGATCCTCACCGCCGACCCGCGCCACGAGTTCGACCCCCGCACCCTCCTCGACTTCGTCGCCGACGAGCCGCTGCTCTTCGCCCCCGGCTCCCTGTACGAGTACTCCAACTCGGACAACATCGCCGTCGCGCTGATGGCCGAGGCCGTCACCGACCGCCGCTACGAGGACCTCCTCAAGGAGCTCGTCTACCGCCCGCTGGGACTGCGCCGCACCAGCCTGCCCCTGGGCTACCGGCTCCCGCGCCCGTACCTGCACGGCTACGACGTCGAGCCGCCGGCCCGACCCGAGGACATCAGCGAGGCGTTGAGCGCATCAGGGGTCTGGGCCTCGGGCGGCATCGTCTCCACCCCCAGGGAACTGGGCGCCTTCATTCGCGCCTACGCCGGCCCCGCCCTGCTGTCGGCACCGACCCGCAAGGAGCAGCTGACCTTCCGTCCCGGCGACTCCTCGGAGCCGGCCGGCCCCGGCACCAACGCGGCCGGGCTCGCGATCTTCCAGTACACGACCCGCTGCGGCGTGCTCTACGGCCACACCGGGAACTTCCCCGGCTACACCCAGCTCGCCGCCGCCACGCCCGACGGCACCCGGTCGCTGACCTTCTCGATCAACACCCAGACCAGCAAGGGCAACAAGCCCGCGCTGCTCGCCCGACTGCGCACCGTGCAGGAGAACTTCGTCTGCGCCCTCCTCAAGGGGCACTGA
- a CDS encoding MsnO8 family LLM class oxidoreductase yields MLDIPLSALEVAMVQTGTRAADTLRDTTAFARGVESLGYHRIWYAEHHHSPAIGAFPPVVLTAHAAASTSAIRLGSGGVLAPNHAPLTLAEQFGTLAALHEDRIDLGIGRGPGTFDDAIARALRRGAGPATDAEYRDDVAAILTFLVDEVALGPLPEPWLLASSPAGAALAAELGLPVAVAHHIRPDNTRAVLERYRSDFTPSRWCERPRVLLCVEAVCAETEEEAVRRAGPMNVVKAGLLKGESRMPFPTPEQAAGHPFTEQERQALAAFRAQQAVGTPETVVERLAHLAAGTGADELMLTTPVYDLGDRLASYALIGKHWGTATAP; encoded by the coding sequence ATGCTCGACATACCCCTTTCAGCGCTGGAAGTCGCGATGGTGCAAACGGGCACCCGGGCCGCCGACACCCTGCGGGACACCACGGCCTTCGCCCGAGGGGTGGAAAGCCTCGGCTACCACCGCATCTGGTACGCGGAGCACCACCACTCTCCGGCGATCGGCGCTTTCCCGCCGGTCGTACTGACGGCGCACGCGGCCGCGTCGACCTCGGCCATCCGTCTCGGTTCGGGCGGGGTGCTGGCACCCAACCACGCCCCCCTCACGCTGGCGGAGCAGTTCGGCACGCTGGCCGCCCTGCACGAGGACCGTATCGACCTGGGCATCGGCCGCGGTCCCGGCACGTTCGACGACGCCATCGCCCGGGCGCTGCGCCGCGGCGCGGGCCCGGCGACGGATGCCGAGTACCGGGACGACGTGGCCGCGATCCTGACGTTCCTGGTGGACGAGGTGGCGCTGGGACCGCTGCCGGAGCCGTGGCTGCTGGCCTCCAGCCCCGCGGGCGCCGCGCTCGCCGCGGAACTCGGCCTGCCGGTCGCGGTCGCCCACCACATCCGGCCGGACAACACCCGTGCGGTGCTGGAGCGTTACCGGTCGGACTTCACCCCGTCCCGCTGGTGCGAGCGGCCCCGCGTCCTGCTGTGCGTGGAGGCGGTGTGCGCGGAGACGGAGGAGGAAGCCGTCCGGCGCGCGGGGCCGATGAACGTGGTCAAGGCCGGCCTCCTGAAAGGCGAGAGCCGGATGCCCTTCCCCACCCCCGAGCAGGCGGCCGGCCACCCCTTCACGGAGCAGGAACGTCAGGCGCTGGCCGCCTTCCGGGCCCAGCAGGCCGTCGGCACGCCCGAGACCGTCGTGGAGCGGCTCGCCCACCTGGCGGCCGGGACCGGGGCGGACGAGCTGATGCTGACCACGCCCGTGTACGACCTCGGTGACCGCCTCGCCTCGTACGCGCTGATCGGGAAGCACTGGGGCACCGCGACGGCACCGTAG
- a CDS encoding polysaccharide deacetylase family protein, with product MRITTSAARRRRAGYTAAAALLGLLAAAGSPAYAATDGSVDRVPDVPPSGHAAPAGTAGSAQGAAHEAAQGAAHEAARGASGVPLGISRLAEGAGRQVAITIDDGPDPRWTPQVLATLRKNHVKATFCMIGTKAQKYPELVRAVAADGHQLCDHSVDHDVTMDHKPVAYQRQQILEGKAMIEKAVPGVPVTYYRAPGGAFTPDSRAIAAASGMRPLGWSVDPQDWSRPGLKAILSAVEGKLPQQPTVLFHDGGGDRSETVAALKEYLPWLTEQGYRFSFPARTAP from the coding sequence ATGCGCATCACCACCAGTGCCGCTCGTCGTCGACGGGCGGGGTACACCGCTGCGGCCGCCCTTCTCGGGCTCCTGGCGGCGGCCGGTTCTCCGGCGTACGCCGCCACGGACGGCTCGGTGGACCGCGTCCCGGACGTGCCCCCCTCCGGCCACGCGGCACCGGCCGGAACCGCAGGCTCCGCCCAGGGCGCTGCCCACGAGGCTGCTCAGGGCGCTGCCCACGAGGCCGCTCGGGGCGCCTCCGGGGTCCCCCTGGGAATCTCCCGGCTGGCCGAGGGCGCGGGCCGCCAGGTCGCGATCACCATCGACGACGGCCCGGACCCCCGCTGGACCCCCCAGGTCCTGGCGACACTGCGAAAGAACCACGTCAAGGCCACCTTCTGCATGATCGGCACCAAGGCGCAGAAGTACCCGGAGCTGGTGCGTGCGGTCGCCGCCGACGGGCACCAGCTGTGCGACCACTCCGTCGACCACGACGTCACGATGGACCACAAGCCCGTCGCCTACCAGCGGCAGCAGATCCTTGAGGGCAAGGCCATGATCGAGAAGGCCGTCCCCGGGGTCCCCGTCACCTACTACCGCGCGCCGGGCGGAGCATTCACCCCCGACAGCCGCGCGATCGCCGCCGCGAGCGGGATGCGCCCGCTGGGCTGGAGCGTCGATCCCCAGGACTGGAGCAGGCCGGGCCTGAAGGCCATCCTCTCCGCCGTGGAGGGCAAGCTCCCCCAGCAGCCGACGGTCCTCTTCCACGACGGCGGCGGCGACCGCAGCGAGACCGTCGCCGCGCTGAAGGAGTACCTGCCCTGGCTCACCGAGCAGGGCTACCGCTTCTCCTTCCCGGCGCGCACGGCCCCCTAG